The genomic window AGTCGATAAGTTCTATAGGAAACACAATGAGCTCAAGACCTGGTTCATCATCTTCTATCGGAGGGTCCTCTGGAGGAGGTTCAGGAGGGGGGGGCGGTGGAAGTTGGTAGTATGGAACTAAAATCTTAAAAAATCGGAAGAGATTGCAGCTTCGAAAGAATTTAATTTCATACACTTGGATACCTTCAGCTTTCAGGCCCCTGGCTTTTACCAAAGTAACGGCTATAAAATATTTGGAACCCTGGATGGGTATCCAGACTAGGTCAAAAGGTATTTTCTCAATAAAAAAATTAATTTATAAGCAAAGAGGCTCCTACAGTATACATATCCATACTATAGGAGCCTCTTTCAGGATTTCTATGACTTAGCTAAACTTTTTTTCGCAGACTTTTATCAGTCTAAATATCTCTTCAATATTTTTTTCCACAAAAATACCGGCTCTCTCTTTATTCATTGCATCATCAAGAGATATAGGATAATTTATTGTAGAAAAAAATGCATCTAAACCATGGTCGTGCATAGCTCCTGCATCATCTGCGATACAACCCGCTATTGCTATTACAGGAACGCCCTTCTCTCTGGATAATCTAGATACACCCATAGGTGCCTTGCCCATGATAGACTGAAAGTCTATCCTTCCTTCACCAGTAATTACAAAGTCTGCACCCTCTATACTCTCAGCCAGACCCACCTCTTGAAGGATTATGTCTATCCCAGGCTTCAGTTCACCACCTAGGAATGCCACAAACCCTCCTCCTAAACCTCCTGCTGCACCTGCTCCAGGTATATTTTCTACATCTTTTCCAGTCTTCTCCTTCAGAGTCAATGCCAGTTTTTTTAGAGATGAATCCAGGTATTCCACCATTTCATCATCGGCTCCTTTTTGTCTGCTGTATACATGAGCAGCTCCTCTAGGACCATAGAAAGGGTTATCCACATCACAGGCTATAGAAAATTGGCACTTATCAAGACCTTCTACGGCTCCGGTAGAATCTATCTCAGCTACTTTTTCCATTATCTCTCCACCGTACCCTAGAATTTCTCCATTCTTATCCAGAAATTTATACCCCAACCCCTGCATCATTCCAAGACCTGCATCATTTGTAGCACTTCCCCCTATACCTATTATGAACTCTCTGCATCCCTTCTCAATAGCATCTTTGATAAGTTCTCCTGTCCCGTATGTCGTGGCTCTTCTGAGATCTCTTTCCTCAGGTTGCAGGAGCGGCAGTCCAGAGGCCTCTGCCATCTCAATGACAGCCACATTATTTCCCATTATCCCATATCTGGCATTTATCAGTCTCATTAGAGGGTCATGCACTTTTACATTTACAAATTGTCCTTTTGTTCCCTCTACAAGGGATTCTACAGTCCCTTCTCCACCGTCTGCAATAGGTACTTTTTTTACCTCTGCATCTTTATATACTTTTTTTACTCCATTTTCTATTATCTGCCCAAGTTCAAATGAGCTGAGGCTTCCCTTAAAGGAATCTATAGCCACTACAACTTTCATTCTATCTCCTCCTACTTTGTGTGCAATCTGATCTCATTGGCAAAAGGGCAGCCTTTAAGCTGCCCTTTTTTATAATTTGAATAATATAGTTCTAGCTTCGCAAGGTTTTAGTTTTTCTATCTTTACTCTATTTTCTTGGTAAGATATATCGCCTATAACCTCTTCATTAAGGTTTCCTGTTTTTACTTCTTTGAGCTCTCTGTTGAACACAAGAATCTCGTCTATCTCTCTGTCTCTGTAAGGGTTGAAAATTCTCACTACAAGATATTCATTATCTTCAGATATTTTTACTACACTTAGCCCGGCCTTCCCTTCAGCTTCAAACAGACTGTAGTTTACAGGGGTCTTTACATCTTCTAGGTTTAGCTTCATAGCATCATAAGGAATCTTATTATATACATCATAAGATGTCGTATAATCCTTGGCAGCCTTAAATGTTTCACCGTCTAATGTAGATCCTTTATGAGTGTATATAGAAAATTCATAGGTCTGTTTTCCTAGCATCTGAGAATCAGGTGTCGGAAGTTTTATTCCTGAAGGTCTTCCTGGTCTGTAGTACAGTTCTTCCTTACCGAGAACCCCTATACCTCTCATTAGGGTAATAGCAAGAGTATCATATCCCTCACCTATAATCTCATACTCTCTGAGACCATTAGTAAGAACTGATAGTCCTTCTTCACTATTATGAAGTCCCACAAGGCTCATCATAGAGTAGATGCTTACAGGCATCTCTTTCCAGTTTTCTTTTTCCCACACTTCCATAGCCGTATCATGTACAGATCTCTCTATAGATCCGAACTGCTGGTCAGCAACCGAAACAGAAGATTCATAAGGAGTAGGAAGATGCATTCTCACTCTGTGATCTGAAACATTGTTGTCTATAGTAACTTTGATGTCTACTCTTTTCTGACCTTTCTTCAGAGATACTTCCACTTCAAAGTCATTATAAGAGTTTATTATCTTCTTTTTTCTGTCCTCTAGGTTCTGAGGCAGATCAAGTCTGTATTTTATTACAGCCTTCTCTTCAAGTCCAAGGCTTACTATCTCTATATCAGCCTCTATACCTTCGTTTGTTATGATCATCTCTTCTTTAGGTCTTAGCGGTGAGTAGTCATACTCATCTCCGTCATCTGATCCCTCTTCTAGGAGAAGAAGATTTTTATACTCTCTGCCTAACTCTTTGTCTAGTACATTGATTGTACCGTTTTTATTGAATGTCACTGTATAAAACTCATTTTCAAGGTCTTCCTTTACTGATGGCTTTATAGCTGAATTTTCACCATCTACCTTAGAGATATATAACGTCTCATATCCCATAGCAGGAACTGTTGCTTCAAACTGAATCTCATATTCCATAAACGGTTCGTATACTCCATAGTGAACGATCTGTCTGTCGATTAACCCTGGATCGATCTCTTTTTTAGAAATTACATTGTATTTTACATCATTTCCGTTGTAATCCTTTAAACTAAAGTCATTAGCTCTTATTCTTACAGTGGCATCTACAACTCTCTCTACCCTATTTGGAAGTAGATTGTATACTACCAGTTTATCTGCTCCGTCTTTAGCAGGAGAGTGGTCAGCTATCTTTCTCTTGTAATGAATGATAAGACTTTCCACCTTGTCACTTGCCAGTATAAATCTTTCTAGAATCTCCCTGTGCACCTTGTCACTGCAGCAGCATCCGATACTGTCATGAGCATGGTTTTTCATGATTAGTTTCCATATATGCTCTATCAGTCCGTGATGATACTCAAATCCAAGAGTGCTTGCAACAGCAGCAAGTGGCTCAAGTACATTTGTAATTCTGTATTCCAGTTTTGCATGAATATCTTTTATATCCATTCTGGTAGAAGATATAGATCTGTGAATTCTCATGTACTTACCGTCTATGAACTCTCCTCTTATTGTATCTAGTTCCTCTTTGTTCTTGAGTATGTCATCGTAAACATTGTCAAAGTTACTCATAAAGAATTCATGGTCTGGATACATTTCATTGAGGGTATCCATTACCTCAAATATATCCTTTTGCAGAGGCATCTGATCATGTCCATTTGGAAGAATAAGTGCTTCTCCAGTTGCTCCATGCTCTAATACCTTGAGATAGGTATCTAGTCTTTTCTTAAGTCCGGCTTTATCTGTGGGAAGATACTTACCTATTGCATAGCCTAGAGGCATGATCTGGTTCAATACCTTGCTTCCGTCTAGACTTTCCCAGTAAAATTCAGTTTTATCAGTTCCGTGTCTTTCAGAACATCCTCTCCAGAACATGCTCTTGTCAATGTTGAAACCATTGAATATCTGTGGAAGCTGCTCACTTTGTCCGAAAGAATCCGGGATATATCCGATTGACATATGAGACCCAAACTCTTTGCAGTCCTTGATTCCGTAAAGCAGGTTTCTAGTTATAGATTCTCCGTTTACAACTATAGAATCTGTCTGAGAATACCAAGGACCGATGATCAGTTTTCCAGATTGTACAAGGGCTTTGATTCTATCTTTATTTTCAGGTTTTATGGCAAAATAGTCTTCCAGTATCGCTGTCTGACCGTCCAGTACATAATACTTATATTCAGGGTCTGTTTCCAGCCTGTCCAGTATCTCCTCCATGTTGTTTAAGAGCAGTATTCTTGATTCTTCCGTTGTGAAGTACCATTCTCTGTCCCAGTGCATATGGGGAACTACATGTACCTTATATTTTTTCATAATTACTCTCCTTATTTATTAGACAAAAGTGTTTATATTGTGTGGGCGTTTTCCATATGTGCTTGTTGCTTCAGTAAATTGTGTTTTTTAGTTCTTAAAGCTGTTAGAACAGCTGTGGATATGACAGTTCCTACAAGAGCTGCTCCAAGCCAGATTCCAGCTTCTGTCATTTTTGAAAGTTTTCCTGCTTCTAGTACAAACATAGATATTATACCTGCTCCAGGAACCTGTAGACCTATTCCTGTTGCTGCTACCATGGCACCAGTAACTGCAGTACCTACTACGAATGAAGGAATAACTCTGAACGGATCTTCTATCATAAGTGGGATAGCTCCCTCAGTAATACCTGCAAGTCCTAAAATCCAAGTCGAGTTTCCGCACTGAATCTCCTCTTCAGAGTAAAGGTGAGGTCTTATTTTTGTAGCCAAAGTTGTTGTAAATGCCGATACCATTTTACAAGAAGCAAATGTTGCATACGGCATGAAGTTTCCGTTTGCCATAGATCCTACACAGAATGCGTAAGCCGCTTTATTGACAGGTCCTCCAAGGTCAAATGAAACCATTGCTCCGATTATTGCTCCGAGAAGCATTGCATTTCCACCAGATAGACCGTCAAGGTAATTTGTAAGACCAGTATTTAGAGCTGCCACAGGTTTTCCTACTACGAATAACATAAGTGACCCTGCTACTAGTGTACCGATTACAGGATAAAGATAGAAAGTAAAGAATCCATTTAAGTGCTGAGGACCTCT from uncultured Ilyobacter sp. includes these protein-coding regions:
- a CDS encoding glycerate kinase, translating into MKVVVAIDSFKGSLSSFELGQIIENGVKKVYKDAEVKKVPIADGGEGTVESLVEGTKGQFVNVKVHDPLMRLINARYGIMGNNVAVIEMAEASGLPLLQPEERDLRRATTYGTGELIKDAIEKGCREFIIGIGGSATNDAGLGMMQGLGYKFLDKNGEILGYGGEIMEKVAEIDSTGAVEGLDKCQFSIACDVDNPFYGPRGAAHVYSRQKGADDEMVEYLDSSLKKLALTLKEKTGKDVENIPGAGAAGGLGGGFVAFLGGELKPGIDIILQEVGLAESIEGADFVITGEGRIDFQSIMGKAPMGVSRLSREKGVPVIAIAGCIADDAGAMHDHGLDAFFSTINYPISLDDAMNKERAGIFVEKNIEEIFRLIKVCEKKFS
- the mngB gene encoding mannosylglycerate hydrolase, with protein sequence MKKYKVHVVPHMHWDREWYFTTEESRILLLNNMEEILDRLETDPEYKYYVLDGQTAILEDYFAIKPENKDRIKALVQSGKLIIGPWYSQTDSIVVNGESITRNLLYGIKDCKEFGSHMSIGYIPDSFGQSEQLPQIFNGFNIDKSMFWRGCSERHGTDKTEFYWESLDGSKVLNQIMPLGYAIGKYLPTDKAGLKKRLDTYLKVLEHGATGEALILPNGHDQMPLQKDIFEVMDTLNEMYPDHEFFMSNFDNVYDDILKNKEELDTIRGEFIDGKYMRIHRSISSTRMDIKDIHAKLEYRITNVLEPLAAVASTLGFEYHHGLIEHIWKLIMKNHAHDSIGCCCSDKVHREILERFILASDKVESLIIHYKRKIADHSPAKDGADKLVVYNLLPNRVERVVDATVRIRANDFSLKDYNGNDVKYNVISKKEIDPGLIDRQIVHYGVYEPFMEYEIQFEATVPAMGYETLYISKVDGENSAIKPSVKEDLENEFYTVTFNKNGTINVLDKELGREYKNLLLLEEGSDDGDEYDYSPLRPKEEMIITNEGIEADIEIVSLGLEEKAVIKYRLDLPQNLEDRKKKIINSYNDFEVEVSLKKGQKRVDIKVTIDNNVSDHRVRMHLPTPYESSVSVADQQFGSIERSVHDTAMEVWEKENWKEMPVSIYSMMSLVGLHNSEEGLSVLTNGLREYEIIGEGYDTLAITLMRGIGVLGKEELYYRPGRPSGIKLPTPDSQMLGKQTYEFSIYTHKGSTLDGETFKAAKDYTTSYDVYNKIPYDAMKLNLEDVKTPVNYSLFEAEGKAGLSVVKISEDNEYLVVRIFNPYRDREIDEILVFNRELKEVKTGNLNEEVIGDISYQENRVKIEKLKPCEARTILFKL